The following are encoded in a window of Halorarum salinum genomic DNA:
- a CDS encoding DUF7344 domain-containing protein, with protein MADSKSNESSTPVRRSRTTPEAVSPGEAFDLLASQRRRYVLDCLRERGAPMTLAGLADEVAARERDVSVPDVPAEEGERVHVSLYHSHVPKLANAGVVEYDRERDTVTLSAAREHVEPYLELVA; from the coding sequence ATGGCGGACTCCAAATCCAACGAGAGTAGCACTCCGGTTCGACGCTCGCGGACGACCCCCGAAGCGGTTTCGCCCGGCGAAGCGTTCGACCTCCTCGCGAGCCAGCGGCGTCGGTACGTCCTCGACTGCCTCCGCGAGCGGGGGGCGCCGATGACGCTCGCCGGGTTGGCGGACGAAGTCGCGGCGCGCGAGCGGGACGTTTCGGTCCCCGACGTTCCGGCCGAGGAGGGAGAGCGGGTCCACGTCTCGCTGTACCACTCGCACGTCCCGAAACTGGCGAACGCGGGCGTCGTCGAGTACGACCGGGAGCGGGACACGGTGACGCTTTCGGCGGCCCGCGAGCACGTCGAACCGTACCTGGAACTCGTGGCGTAG
- a CDS encoding TrmB family transcriptional regulator has protein sequence MPDERSAVEALGQLGLTEYEAKCFVALTRIARGTAKEISQLSGVPRSRVYDTVDGLNERGLVDVQESDPREYRAVSKDEAFDVLRRDFDSSIEAADAALEDLESAKTEEEKGVWAIANADHVSGRMKTLLDDANEHVHFVVADETVVKSEVLDRLAAATDRGVTVVVEVPSEPVRDRIEEAVPDARIVVSADLGETSRVAKKWPGQLILVDHHHVLASGVEEGDLPDLPKETAVWTHGHDHGFAAWMRELVDDRTRDVESAG, from the coding sequence ATGCCCGACGAACGGTCTGCCGTCGAAGCGCTGGGCCAGCTCGGATTGACCGAGTACGAGGCGAAGTGCTTCGTCGCGCTCACCCGAATTGCCCGGGGGACCGCCAAGGAGATCAGTCAACTGTCCGGCGTCCCCCGGTCGCGGGTCTACGACACCGTCGACGGTCTCAACGAACGCGGACTGGTGGACGTCCAGGAGTCCGACCCGCGGGAGTATCGGGCCGTCTCGAAGGACGAAGCGTTCGACGTCCTGCGTCGGGACTTCGACTCCAGCATCGAGGCGGCGGACGCCGCGTTGGAGGACCTCGAGTCGGCAAAGACCGAGGAGGAGAAGGGCGTGTGGGCGATCGCGAACGCCGACCACGTGAGCGGCCGGATGAAGACGCTCCTCGACGACGCGAACGAGCACGTCCACTTCGTCGTCGCCGACGAGACGGTGGTGAAATCGGAGGTCCTCGACCGTCTCGCGGCGGCGACCGACCGCGGCGTCACGGTCGTCGTGGAGGTGCCCTCGGAGCCGGTGCGGGACCGCATCGAGGAGGCCGTTCCCGACGCCCGTATCGTGGTGTCGGCCGACCTCGGCGAGACGAGCCGAGTGGCGAAGAAGTGGCCGGGGCAGTTGATACTGGTCGACCATCACCACGTCCTGGCCAGCGGCGTCGAGGAGGGCGACCTCCCGGACCTCCCGAAGGAGACGGCGGTGTGGACGCACGGCCACGACCACGGGTTCGCGGCGTGGATGCGGGAACTCGTCGACGACCGGACGCGGGACGTCGAATCCGCGGGCTGA
- a CDS encoding HalOD1 output domain-containing protein — protein sequence MERRTDDGNREHEMRNDDTRNDEKRDDVVRDAYTTDQDRSLTDAMLGAIERCKGDDLTRDDFVLYEDVNPDALDSLFRHDAEPRTEVTFATDGVEVELWGDGGVEIRVGDATAE from the coding sequence ATGGAGCGACGAACCGACGACGGCAACCGAGAGCACGAGATGCGAAACGACGACACGCGAAACGACGAGAAGCGGGACGACGTGGTCCGGGACGCGTACACGACCGACCAGGACCGGTCGCTGACCGACGCGATGCTCGGCGCCATCGAGCGGTGCAAGGGTGACGACCTCACCCGCGACGACTTCGTCCTCTACGAGGACGTGAACCCGGACGCCCTCGACTCGCTCTTCCGCCACGACGCGGAACCGAGGACGGAGGTGACGTTCGCGACCGACGGCGTGGAAGTCGAACTGTGGGGCGACGGCGGGGTCGAGATCCGAGTCGGGGACGCGACGGCCGAGTAG